Proteins encoded by one window of Dioscorea cayenensis subsp. rotundata cultivar TDr96_F1 chromosome 20, TDr96_F1_v2_PseudoChromosome.rev07_lg8_w22 25.fasta, whole genome shotgun sequence:
- the LOC120251196 gene encoding disease resistance response protein 206-like → MENKRSSSKATTTTTILLLILLSSSTTSQAMKRKIRLNQPCKTLLLYFHDIIYNGRNIANATSAIVGAPVWANRTTLGDFMHFGDVIVFDDPITMDNNLHSETIGRAQGLYLYDKKQVYSSWFGFSFVLNSSDYKGTINFIGADPLMEKTRDVSVVGGTGDFFMSRGVATLTTDAVQGDDYFRLECY, encoded by the coding sequence ATGGAAAACAAGAGATCATCCTCTAAAGCCACAACCACTACCACAATCCTTCTCCTCATCCTCCTTTCCTCCTCAACTACAAGTCAAgcaatgaagagaaaaataagaCTAAACCAGCCATGCAAGACCTTACTGTTATACTTCCATGACATCATTTACAATGGCCGGAACATAGCCAATGCCACATCAGCCATAGTCGGAGCTCCGGTGTGGGCCAACCGGACTACGCTTGGCGATTTCATGCACTTTGGCGATGTCATCGTTTTCGATGATCCTATAACTATGGATAACAACTTGCATTCAGAGACAATAGGGCGAGCACAAGGACTGTATTTGTATGATAAGAAGCAAGTGTATAGTTCATGGTTTGGTTTTTCATTTGTGTTGAATTCTAGTGATTATAAGGGGacaataaattttattggaGCTGATCCGTTGATGGAGAAGACAAGGGATGTGTCTGTGGTTGGTGGGACTGGGGACTTCTTCATGAGCCGGGGAGTGGCTACACTCACTACTGATGCCGTTCAAGGGGATGACTATTTCAGGCTCGaatgttattga
- the LOC120251195 gene encoding hevamine-A-like: MATQKTLTLLPLLLLTILTLAILSITSNAGGIAVYWGQDGNEGSLADTCSSGNYNYVIIAFLVTFGNGQTPVLNLAGHCDPSSGGCTGISTDITACQTLNIKVLLSLGGGSGSYTLVSADDAQQVADYLWNNFLGGSSSSRPLGDAVLDGIDFDIESGTNQYWDVLAQKLSQYGQQGNKVYLSAAPQCPYPDQYIGTALGTGIFDYVWVQFYNNPACDYSGGSSNLINSWNTWTSSVQATSFFVGLPASPNAAGSGYVPPDQLISAVLPYVNTSNTYGGVMLWSRSYDLSSGYSSAIKASV; encoded by the exons ATGGCAACCCaaaaaaccctaaccctccttcccctcctcctcctcacaATCCTAACATTGGCAATACTCTCCATCACCTCCAACGCCGGCGGCATCGCCGTCTACTGGGGTCAAGACGGCAATGAAGGCTCTCTAGCAGACACATGCTCGTCAGGCAACTACAACTACGTGATCATCGCTTTCCTTGTGACCTTTGGCAATGGCCAAACTCCAGTCCTCAACCTTGCAGGACATTGTGACCCTAGCAGTGGTGGTTGTACTGGCATCAGCACTGATATCACTGCTTGCCAAACCCTAAATATCAAGGTTTTGCTTTCTCTCGGTGGAGGTTCCGGCAGCTACACTCTTGTATCTGCTGATGATGCTCAGCAGGTGGCTGACTACCTTTGGAACAACTTCCTCGGAGGATCATCGTCTTCTCGGCCGCTCGGAGATGCTGTTTTAGATGGTATTGATTTCGATATCGAGAGTGGAACTAATCAATACTGGGATGTGCTTGCTCAGAAGCTCTCCCAGTATGGCCAACAAGGAAATAAG gtgTATCTATCTGCGGCGCCACAATGCCCGTACCCAGATCAATATATAGGCACAGCACTCGGCACCGGAATCTTTGACTACGTATGGGTGCAGTTTTATAACAATCCTGCATGCGATTACTCCGGCGGCTCTTCTAACCTGATTAACTCTTGGAACACGTGGACGTCTAGCGTGCAGGCTACTAGCTTCTTTGTGGGGTTGCCGGCGTCGCCTAACGCCGCCGGAAGTGGGTACGTGCCACCAGACCAGCTGATCTCGGCCGTGCTCCCTTACGTCAATACTTCAAACACATATGGAGGTGTCATGCTTTGGAGTCGTTCCTATGATCTTTCCAGTGGGTATAGCTCTGCAATTAAGGCCAGTGTTTGA